Proteins encoded within one genomic window of Cucumis sativus cultivar 9930 chromosome 3, Cucumber_9930_V3, whole genome shotgun sequence:
- the LOC101222621 gene encoding transcription factor bHLH93 yields MELNEHYLLEEVLGLRRSEVMNWELAIATEMNGWNFDCSDSLPMDQQHNDLAYLLNGEDQYLGTEAAMAAAGSTGDSMSYSTMAETPGGSSFEVYNIRSMEEEELGILEDEIHNLEVQANNDSYYCKVEPVVVDQSPAKMLPIFKTGGSKKLQGQPSKNLMAERRRRKRLNDRLSMLRSIVPKISKMDRTAILADAIEYVKELMERIQILEKEISNSNKLGILRSHIVKPNNEYLVRNSAKFNVERREEETKIEICCAAKPGLLLSTVNTLEAMGLDIQHCVISCFNDFAIQASCSPGNEVGRMVSTEEVKQALFENAGYGGKCL; encoded by the exons ATGGAGCTGAATGAACACTATTTGTTAGAAGAAGTTTTGGGTTTGAGAAGATCAGAAGTAATGAATTGGGAATTAGCAATCGCTACGGAAATGAATGGGTGGAATTTTGATTGTTCTGATTCATTGCCAATGGATCAGCAGCACAATGATCTTGCTTATCTTCTGAATGGGGAAGATCAGTATTTGGGCACGGAGGCGGCGATGGCGGCGGCGGGGAGCACGGGGGATTCGATGTCGTATAGTACGATGGCGGAGACGCCGGGGGGGAGTAGTTTTGAGGTTTATAATATTAGGAGTATGGAAGAGGAGGAACTTGGGATTTTGGAGGATGAGATTCATAATCTTGAAGTTCAAGCTAACAATGATTCTTACTATTGTAAAGTTGAGCCTGTTGTTGTTGATCAATCTCCTGCAAAAATGCTACCTATTTTCAAAACGGGTGGTAGTAAGAAACTTCAGGGGCAGCCTTCCAAGAATCTCATGGCGGAGAGACGGCGGAGGAAGCGACTCAACGATCGCCTCTCTATGCTCAGATCCATTGTCCCCAAAATCAGcaag ATGGATAGAACTGCGATTCTTGCGGATGCAATTGAGTACGTGAAGGAACTGATGGAGAGAATCcaaattttggaaaaggaaattagTAATTCAAATAAGTTGGGGATTTTGAGATCACATATTGTGAAACCAAATAATGAGTACTTGGTGAGAAATTCAGCTAAG TTTAATGtggaaagaagagaagaagaaacaaagattGAGATATGTTGTGCAGCAAAGCCAGGGTTATTATTGTCAACAGTAAACACTCTTGAAGCAATGGGACTTGACATTCAACACTGTGTTATTAGCTGTTTCAATGACTTTGCAATTCAAGCTTCTTGTTCTCCG GGAAATGAGGTTGGAAGAATGGTGAGCACAGAAGAAGTTAAGCAAgcattatttgaaaatgctgGATATGGAGGAAAGTGCTTGTAG